The Desulfosoma sp. genome has a segment encoding these proteins:
- a CDS encoding RsmE family RNA methyltransferase → MTRRRFFCESLNACGSKAVLDSEVSHHLWRVLRYRQKDMVELCDGKGRTAKARILGYQQGRVELDILHVAQERMGRVFTVLLIPWVRSERMDLVVRQAVELDVCELWFFEAVRSQYTVKGDQKEKRLWRYQKIARDALCQCGGAWLPAMRFEESVKDVLVHLSDMESEGSNELRLLACETEPRETLWALREQHPVVSRIVAAVGPEGGWTDQERHAFQTHGFVPVSLGKNVLRFETACTVLLAAVEVLWKQAFHEQTQCMARMETP, encoded by the coding sequence ATGACGCGCCGTCGTTTCTTTTGCGAATCCTTGAATGCTTGCGGGTCAAAAGCCGTCCTGGATTCGGAAGTGTCTCATCACCTGTGGCGGGTGCTTCGGTATCGGCAGAAGGACATGGTGGAACTCTGTGACGGAAAAGGACGAACGGCAAAAGCACGTATTCTCGGGTACCAACAAGGCCGAGTGGAGCTGGACATTCTCCATGTGGCCCAGGAAAGGATGGGTAGGGTCTTCACGGTGCTCCTCATCCCCTGGGTACGATCGGAACGCATGGATCTCGTGGTGCGCCAAGCCGTGGAACTGGATGTCTGCGAACTGTGGTTTTTTGAGGCAGTGCGCAGCCAGTACACCGTCAAGGGGGATCAAAAGGAAAAAAGGCTTTGGCGGTACCAAAAGATTGCTCGAGACGCACTGTGTCAGTGCGGCGGAGCCTGGTTACCCGCCATGCGCTTTGAAGAATCCGTAAAGGATGTCTTGGTTCATCTGAGCGATATGGAATCAGAGGGGAGCAACGAATTGAGGCTACTTGCCTGCGAGACGGAACCTCGAGAAACCCTTTGGGCCCTTCGAGAACAGCACCCGGTGGTTTCACGCATTGTGGCGGCGGTGGGACCTGAAGGAGGCTGGACGGATCAAGAACGTCATGCGTTTCAAACTCATGGTTTTGTGCCCGTAAGTCTGGGCAAGAATGTCTTACGTTTTGAAACCGCCTGTACGGTTCTGCTTGCCGCCGTGGAGGTTCTTTGGAAACAGGCGTTTCATGAACAGACCCAGTGTATGGCAAGGATGGAGACGCCATGA
- a CDS encoding prepilin peptidase, with protein sequence MDSAPLVSWIGRVAVFFIGCCLGSFYNVIIYRWPKGESIVSPPSRCPACGTLIRWYDNIPVVSFVLLRGRCRQCRKSISWRYPAVELLTGLMAAGLFRMFGWSAPFFVFFVFGSLLVLIAFIDLDTFLIPDMLSLGGLALGLTAAAVFPHMSWVDAWIGALLGGGFFFAVAWGYQRLRNQDGLGGGDIKLLAMIGAFIGWKGVLFTVFVSSVIGAAVGLAVMARSRQGLVTRLPFGPFLSLGAMSYVFWGERFTRWYFESLAL encoded by the coding sequence ATGGATTCGGCACCTTTGGTTTCCTGGATCGGCCGTGTCGCAGTGTTCTTCATCGGATGCTGCCTGGGAAGTTTCTATAATGTGATCATCTACCGTTGGCCCAAGGGTGAGTCCATCGTGTCCCCGCCGTCTCGATGCCCAGCCTGCGGCACCCTGATCCGCTGGTACGACAATATTCCTGTGGTCAGCTTCGTCCTGCTTCGAGGCCGATGCCGTCAATGTCGCAAAAGCATCTCCTGGCGTTATCCCGCCGTGGAGCTGCTCACGGGTCTCATGGCCGCCGGCCTGTTCCGCATGTTCGGTTGGAGTGCACCGTTTTTCGTGTTTTTCGTTTTTGGAAGTCTTTTAGTGCTCATCGCCTTCATCGACCTGGATACCTTCCTCATACCCGACATGTTGTCTCTTGGAGGTCTAGCCCTCGGGCTGACGGCAGCGGCCGTTTTTCCGCACATGAGCTGGGTCGATGCCTGGATCGGCGCTCTGCTGGGTGGTGGTTTCTTTTTCGCCGTCGCCTGGGGTTATCAACGGCTTCGGAACCAGGACGGTTTGGGAGGCGGAGATATTAAGCTCCTGGCCATGATCGGAGCCTTTATTGGGTGGAAGGGAGTGTTGTTTACGGTGTTTGTATCGTCAGTGATCGGTGCGGCCGTGGGACTTGCGGTTATGGCCCGGTCCCGACAAGGGTTGGTCACACGCCTTCCTTTCGGCCCCTTTCTGTCTCTGGGTGCCATGAGCTATGTGTTCTGGGGAGAACGATTCACGAGATGGTACTTTGAAAGTTTGGCTCTTTAA
- the topA gene encoding type I DNA topoisomerase: MAQSLLIVESPTKAKTLNRYLGRDFIVKASVGHVKDLPKTKLGIDVENHFKPEYQVLRTKKKVLKELSEAAAKAQAVYLGPDPDREGEAIAWHIAEELKLNGKPLYRVLFYELTPKAIREALQNPGHLNQNLYDAQQARRILDRLVGYLISPLLWEKVKRGLSAGRVQSVALRLICEREREIQQFVPKEYWSITAQLFSKPQGDVPDKTDLFEAKLWRIGSQKCELKNQEQTEAVLKALKGKIFRVLKVEKKQRRKNAPPPFITSTLQQDAARKLRFPAKKTMRVAQRLYEGVEIGDEGSVGLITYMRTDSTRLSEDAVKAARDYIADRFGSAYLPSKPVLYKTKAGAQDAHEAIRPTDVTRTPESLERFLSRDELALYGLIWKRFVACQMSPAQIAQTTVTIEAVAKDATLKGSEASEALEKKTGPVHLFRASGSVVDFPGFMVLYTESEEEESEEKNGTGQGHLPALVEGQPLELHKLVPKQHFTEPPPRYSEASLIKELEERGIGRPSTYATIVSTIVDREYVQENRRQLAPTELGLLINDLLTAHFPEIVDVEFTARMEQSLDEVEKGTCPYLKVLEEFYERFRTTLTEAEKNMLNLKVAGLPTGMTCPQCGGPLHIRFSRNGPFLSCSRYPQCRFTSNYRRDEKGQIQLLEREESSGEICDKCGSPMVLKKGRFGEFLACSAYPQCKSTRPVSLGVPCPREDCDGQIVERFSKTGRKFYGCTRYPECHVVLHYRPIAGTCPQCGSPALLEKVSKKGDKSMVCARTGCTYKAPVET; this comes from the coding sequence ATGGCTCAATCGCTGCTGATTGTAGAAAGTCCCACGAAAGCTAAAACACTCAACCGGTACCTGGGAAGGGATTTCATCGTGAAAGCCTCGGTGGGCCACGTTAAGGATTTGCCCAAGACCAAACTGGGCATTGACGTGGAAAATCACTTCAAACCCGAGTACCAAGTTCTGCGCACCAAGAAAAAGGTACTCAAGGAACTGAGCGAAGCGGCCGCCAAGGCTCAAGCCGTTTACCTGGGACCGGACCCGGACCGGGAAGGGGAAGCCATCGCCTGGCACATTGCCGAAGAACTCAAGCTCAACGGGAAACCTCTCTATCGAGTGCTCTTCTACGAATTGACCCCAAAGGCCATTCGGGAAGCTTTGCAGAATCCGGGACACCTCAACCAAAACCTCTACGATGCCCAGCAAGCACGCCGTATCCTGGATCGCCTTGTGGGCTATCTCATCTCCCCCCTCCTGTGGGAAAAAGTAAAACGAGGTCTCAGTGCGGGAAGGGTCCAGTCGGTGGCTCTGAGGCTGATCTGCGAACGGGAACGGGAAATTCAGCAGTTTGTTCCCAAGGAATACTGGAGCATAACGGCCCAGCTCTTTTCAAAGCCACAAGGAGATGTGCCGGACAAGACGGATCTTTTTGAAGCCAAGCTTTGGCGTATCGGATCCCAAAAATGTGAGCTGAAAAACCAAGAGCAGACGGAGGCGGTGCTTAAGGCCCTGAAAGGAAAGATCTTTCGGGTGCTCAAGGTTGAAAAGAAACAACGCCGAAAAAACGCCCCCCCTCCATTCATCACCAGCACCTTGCAGCAGGATGCGGCGCGAAAGTTGCGCTTTCCGGCTAAAAAGACCATGCGGGTGGCTCAAAGACTGTACGAAGGCGTAGAAATCGGAGATGAGGGTTCCGTGGGACTCATCACCTATATGCGCACGGATTCCACGCGCCTTTCCGAAGACGCCGTCAAGGCGGCTCGAGACTACATCGCCGATCGTTTCGGATCCGCTTACCTGCCTTCCAAGCCTGTTCTTTATAAGACGAAAGCTGGAGCTCAGGATGCGCATGAAGCTATCCGTCCCACGGATGTGACACGAACCCCGGAATCCCTGGAACGGTTTCTGTCACGAGATGAACTGGCTTTGTACGGATTGATCTGGAAGCGTTTTGTGGCCTGTCAAATGAGCCCGGCGCAGATCGCTCAAACAACTGTGACCATTGAAGCTGTCGCGAAAGATGCGACCTTGAAAGGTTCAGAGGCTTCGGAAGCCCTGGAAAAGAAAACAGGGCCTGTGCACTTGTTCCGTGCTTCCGGATCGGTCGTGGATTTTCCCGGCTTTATGGTGCTCTACACGGAGAGCGAAGAAGAAGAATCCGAAGAGAAAAACGGGACCGGTCAAGGACATCTTCCGGCACTTGTAGAGGGACAACCTTTGGAGCTCCACAAACTTGTGCCTAAGCAGCACTTCACCGAGCCGCCTCCTCGTTATTCTGAAGCGAGCCTCATCAAGGAACTGGAAGAGCGTGGCATCGGTCGCCCCAGCACGTACGCCACCATTGTCAGCACCATCGTGGACCGCGAATACGTTCAGGAAAACCGAAGGCAGCTGGCTCCTACGGAACTGGGTCTGCTCATCAACGATCTTCTCACAGCCCATTTTCCCGAAATCGTGGATGTGGAATTTACGGCCAGAATGGAGCAGAGCCTGGACGAAGTGGAAAAGGGCACATGTCCCTACCTCAAGGTCCTGGAAGAGTTTTATGAACGTTTTCGCACCACACTCACCGAAGCTGAGAAAAACATGCTCAACCTGAAAGTGGCAGGTCTTCCCACGGGAATGACGTGTCCGCAGTGCGGAGGGCCTTTGCATATTCGCTTCAGTCGAAACGGCCCCTTCCTTTCCTGCAGCCGTTACCCTCAATGCCGATTCACGTCCAACTACCGCAGGGACGAGAAGGGTCAGATTCAGCTCCTGGAACGTGAGGAAAGCTCCGGGGAAATCTGTGACAAGTGCGGTAGTCCCATGGTGTTGAAAAAAGGCCGGTTTGGAGAATTTCTTGCCTGCAGTGCTTACCCTCAGTGCAAGTCTACAAGACCGGTGAGTCTGGGAGTCCCATGTCCTCGAGAAGACTGTGATGGACAGATTGTGGAACGTTTCAGTAAGACTGGAAGGAAATTCTACGGATGCACGCGGTATCCGGAATGCCATGTGGTACTGCACTATCGTCCCATAGCCGGCACCTGTCCTCAGTGTGGTTCTCCGGCACTGTTGGAAAAGGTTAGTAAAAAGGGTGATAAATCCATGGTATGCGCTCGCACCGGCTGCACTTACAAAGCCCCTGTGGAAACCTAG
- the dprA gene encoding DNA-processing protein DprA, which yields MRTELDSNTRAWLSLKLTPALGNISVLKLLERFGSPEAACAAGWEDLRSLIGLREEAKASLLSGRTIRAVEEEWQALRARGWGLICLGDPDYPENLKNIPDPPAILYATRSPEPRDLVAIAVVGSRSASPMGLVFTERLCADLARRGVTVVSGFALGIDSAAHRGAIKGGGRTLAVLGCGLDVIYPRPNADLRDQVMTHGAFLTEFPLGTPPLAGHFPQRNRIISGLALGVVVVEATAKSGSLITARFALEQGREVFAVPGIARNLRSLGPHLLLRQGAILVESADDILEQIQPMIRPSTSEVLTEEAPLSSSSTELSDAEASLLKRLGAEPKHVDQICRESGLNASIVTATLLALEIKGLVRQMPGKYFMRLS from the coding sequence GTGCGAACCGAGCTGGACAGTAATACACGAGCGTGGCTCTCGCTTAAACTGACCCCGGCATTGGGAAATATTTCCGTCTTAAAGCTTCTGGAGCGCTTTGGATCTCCCGAGGCGGCCTGTGCGGCGGGATGGGAAGATCTGCGTTCCCTGATTGGGCTGCGGGAGGAGGCTAAAGCATCCCTTCTTTCCGGACGCACCATCCGTGCCGTAGAAGAGGAATGGCAAGCTCTGAGAGCCCGTGGCTGGGGCCTCATCTGCCTGGGCGACCCGGATTATCCCGAAAACCTCAAGAACATTCCCGATCCCCCAGCCATCCTTTACGCCACAAGATCTCCGGAACCTCGGGACCTGGTGGCCATCGCCGTTGTCGGATCCCGATCCGCGTCACCCATGGGACTCGTCTTCACAGAAAGGTTATGTGCGGATTTGGCAAGGCGGGGTGTAACGGTGGTCAGCGGTTTTGCTTTAGGAATTGACAGTGCGGCACATCGAGGGGCCATCAAGGGAGGAGGGCGTACGTTGGCCGTCTTGGGTTGTGGATTGGATGTGATTTATCCGAGACCCAATGCAGACCTTCGAGATCAGGTCATGACTCATGGGGCTTTCTTGACGGAGTTTCCTCTTGGCACACCGCCCTTGGCAGGCCATTTTCCCCAAAGGAACCGAATCATTAGTGGGTTGGCTCTCGGGGTCGTGGTTGTGGAGGCGACGGCAAAAAGTGGGTCGCTCATTACGGCACGGTTTGCCTTGGAGCAAGGTCGAGAAGTGTTTGCTGTTCCCGGGATAGCACGAAACCTTCGAAGCCTGGGGCCTCATCTTTTGCTGCGCCAAGGAGCGATCCTCGTGGAAAGCGCTGACGATATATTGGAACAAATCCAACCCATGATTCGACCCAGCACATCTGAGGTCCTGACCGAGGAGGCACCCTTGAGCTCGAGTTCTACAGAATTGTCCGATGCCGAAGCGTCTCTTTTGAAACGCTTGGGGGCTGAACCCAAGCATGTGGACCAGATCTGCCGTGAAAGCGGCCTGAATGCCTCCATCGTCACGGCGACCCTTCTTGCCTTAGAAATCAAAGGGCTTGTGCGCCAGATGCCGGGCAAGTATTTTATGCGGCTTTCTTGA
- a CDS encoding molybdopterin-dependent oxidoreductase has product MATITLKINGQEVQVEEGATILDAAKKAGVYIPTLCYHPYLPLEEACRICVVEDVRRGWSTLVAACVFPARQGMVIETDSEKVQESRKTILELLLSDHPNACMTCQATGACELQDLAYRHRVKPDAYPGERHKHPVDSDPNPYLHIDMNKCVLCRRCIRACHDVQGADIWTKVGRGFEQRISTAFELPLQDAGCEFCGHCADFCPVDAIGFRAGRHEVRSWELHKGATICLQCPMGCGAVYDTYKGKVVTVHGDFEAPANTGALCKVGRFNYNFVNTPNRLTNAWVREASGEQVPKSVDEALDAAAGRLSEIVEKHGGASVGVFAGGMLTNEEYYLLQKLARGALRTNNVDNLAGPWHLPLYEGLSSSLGWGAMTNPLDDIALAKSLLVLGSNTLEKHAIAALRARKAVRDGAVMIVAHPDRVGLTKNAERHLAIRPGSESSLLCGFLKVIVSEKLYDTAFVEKYTLEFEKLERSLDKIGLQDVAERTGLTEQDIQEAARLYASRKPAFLIYGADMAQDPANEALYRMGAALQMLVGSIGITGGGFAALGVSGNAQGAADFGAWPKYLPGYRSVNQASARKVVSNLWGVEPPGEAGLSWPQMFEAIEKGDLKALYLVGVDPFDLGLPERVVESALAKLQLLIVQDCAKTRASDYAHVVLPGAAFMEKEGTAVNCERRIQKLSVVMSPPGEARADFDLIQGLLRRLNADLAPADRAQAFDEAVQLVKEMAPLRYDTLGKKGRCWPIREDGSGTERLSLSEDKPSLKFFAARL; this is encoded by the coding sequence ATGGCGACGATCACGTTAAAGATCAATGGCCAAGAAGTGCAGGTGGAAGAAGGCGCGACCATTCTGGATGCGGCGAAGAAGGCGGGGGTCTATATCCCGACTTTGTGTTATCATCCTTATCTGCCTCTGGAAGAGGCTTGCCGTATCTGTGTCGTGGAAGATGTGCGGCGAGGATGGTCGACTCTGGTGGCCGCCTGTGTCTTTCCAGCCCGGCAAGGTATGGTGATTGAAACCGATTCTGAAAAAGTCCAGGAATCACGCAAAACCATTCTAGAACTGCTTCTTTCGGATCATCCCAACGCCTGTATGACCTGCCAGGCGACAGGGGCGTGTGAATTGCAAGATCTGGCCTATCGGCATCGTGTGAAACCGGACGCCTATCCCGGAGAACGTCACAAGCATCCTGTGGATTCGGATCCCAATCCATACCTGCATATCGACATGAACAAGTGCGTCTTATGTCGTCGATGCATTCGAGCCTGTCACGATGTGCAAGGGGCCGATATCTGGACCAAGGTAGGTCGCGGCTTTGAACAGCGAATCTCCACGGCTTTTGAATTGCCATTGCAGGATGCGGGCTGCGAATTCTGCGGACATTGTGCCGATTTTTGCCCCGTCGATGCCATCGGCTTTCGAGCAGGCCGTCATGAAGTGCGTTCATGGGAATTGCACAAGGGAGCGACCATCTGCTTGCAGTGTCCCATGGGATGCGGCGCCGTGTATGACACGTACAAGGGTAAGGTGGTTACGGTCCACGGAGACTTTGAGGCTCCGGCCAATACGGGCGCCCTGTGCAAGGTAGGGCGTTTCAACTACAATTTCGTGAACACACCCAATCGGTTGACCAACGCGTGGGTGCGCGAAGCTTCCGGAGAGCAGGTTCCCAAGTCTGTTGACGAGGCTCTGGATGCGGCGGCGGGCAGGCTGTCGGAAATTGTTGAAAAGCACGGAGGAGCCTCTGTCGGAGTTTTCGCGGGAGGCATGCTCACCAACGAGGAGTATTACCTGCTTCAGAAACTGGCCCGTGGAGCCTTGCGCACCAACAATGTGGACAATCTGGCCGGACCATGGCACCTGCCGCTTTATGAAGGGCTGAGCAGCAGTCTTGGGTGGGGAGCCATGACCAATCCGCTGGACGATATCGCATTGGCCAAGAGCTTGCTGGTCTTGGGATCCAATACATTGGAAAAGCATGCCATCGCGGCGCTTCGAGCGAGAAAGGCGGTGCGTGACGGCGCTGTGATGATCGTGGCCCATCCGGATCGTGTTGGATTAACTAAGAACGCTGAACGGCATCTGGCCATTCGTCCGGGATCGGAATCCAGTCTGCTTTGTGGTTTCCTAAAGGTCATTGTTTCTGAAAAGCTCTATGATACCGCTTTTGTCGAAAAATACACGCTGGAATTCGAGAAACTGGAACGAAGCCTGGATAAGATCGGTTTGCAGGATGTGGCGGAACGCACAGGCCTTACGGAACAGGACATTCAAGAAGCCGCTCGGCTTTACGCCTCCAGAAAACCTGCGTTTTTGATCTACGGTGCGGACATGGCCCAGGATCCCGCCAACGAGGCCTTGTATCGTATGGGAGCGGCCCTGCAGATGCTCGTGGGCTCCATAGGGATTACGGGAGGGGGTTTTGCGGCACTCGGTGTTTCCGGAAACGCTCAGGGAGCGGCGGATTTTGGGGCCTGGCCCAAGTATCTGCCGGGTTACCGCAGTGTCAACCAGGCCTCAGCCCGCAAGGTGGTGAGCAACCTGTGGGGTGTGGAACCCCCGGGTGAGGCTGGCCTCAGCTGGCCCCAGATGTTTGAAGCCATCGAGAAAGGAGATCTCAAGGCTTTATACTTGGTTGGCGTAGATCCTTTTGATCTGGGCTTACCGGAGCGGGTCGTGGAGAGTGCCTTGGCCAAGCTGCAGCTCCTGATCGTTCAGGATTGCGCCAAAACCCGAGCGAGTGACTACGCGCATGTGGTACTACCGGGAGCCGCCTTCATGGAAAAGGAAGGCACCGCCGTCAATTGCGAACGGCGCATCCAAAAACTGTCCGTAGTAATGTCGCCTCCCGGCGAAGCACGAGCGGACTTCGATCTCATTCAAGGGTTGCTTCGCCGTTTAAACGCCGATCTTGCCCCGGCGGATCGAGCCCAGGCCTTTGATGAGGCTGTCCAGCTTGTCAAGGAAATGGCTCCGTTGCGCTATGATACCTTGGGGAAAAAGGGACGGTGCTGGCCTATTCGAGAAGATGGGTCTGGAACCGAACGCCTCAGTCTTTCCGAAGACAAACCTTCCCTCAAGTTTTTTGCGGCTCGCCTTTAA
- a CDS encoding NADH-ubiquinone oxidoreductase-F iron-sulfur binding region domain-containing protein, translating to MLERLKDLTQDIQEKVRSGVRGVLKPAVSTPQEADRKTPASERLFCDPGSKKACVTVCAPRGESSCDAGALKEALERALAEHGLQISVGEAKTGCSGTCRQGPFLGFPQKGFFYLGVPPKAASEVVRETLLKGRLLFPYLSINPDRSYRTDLLYDRFSGLLAAIDDSVCMVEVAKYFLDFEEGLSCGKCVPCRLGIKRMQESLDRIVGGQGTLDDLEQLGILCETMIYAPHCQFAMASTKPVLSAITYFRDEFLEHIEKKECRAGVCQALVEIQKKKAFRERMAPKKKKAK from the coding sequence ATGTTGGAACGGTTAAAAGATCTCACACAGGATATTCAGGAAAAGGTCCGAAGCGGCGTGCGAGGGGTTCTGAAGCCTGCCGTATCGACGCCACAAGAGGCGGACCGAAAGACCCCGGCGAGCGAGCGGCTCTTTTGCGATCCTGGATCCAAGAAAGCATGCGTGACCGTGTGTGCTCCGCGAGGGGAAAGCTCCTGCGATGCCGGCGCGTTGAAGGAAGCTTTAGAAAGAGCCCTGGCGGAGCATGGGCTGCAGATCTCGGTTGGAGAAGCCAAGACGGGCTGTTCCGGAACATGCCGGCAGGGACCCTTTCTAGGGTTTCCTCAAAAGGGGTTTTTCTATCTTGGCGTGCCTCCCAAGGCCGCATCGGAAGTTGTTCGAGAAACGCTGCTCAAGGGAAGGCTTCTCTTTCCGTACCTTTCGATCAATCCCGATCGTTCTTACCGAACGGATCTTCTTTACGACCGGTTCAGCGGCCTTTTAGCCGCCATTGACGATTCGGTATGCATGGTGGAAGTGGCTAAATACTTCCTCGATTTTGAGGAAGGCCTTTCGTGCGGCAAATGTGTGCCGTGCCGTTTGGGTATCAAGCGCATGCAAGAAAGCCTGGATCGCATCGTGGGCGGTCAAGGAACCTTGGACGATTTGGAACAGTTAGGCATTCTGTGTGAGACCATGATTTACGCTCCACACTGCCAATTCGCCATGGCCAGCACCAAGCCTGTGCTGAGCGCCATCACTTATTTCAGGGACGAGTTCTTGGAACACATCGAAAAAAAGGAATGCCGCGCCGGAGTCTGCCAAGCGTTGGTGGAGATTCAAAAGAAGAAGGCTTTCCGTGAGCGTATGGCTCCAAAGAAGAAGAAAGCGAAGTGA
- a CDS encoding NADH-quinone oxidoreductase subunit N: MMKWTLFTPELYYVAMASVFFICSLEKKADPRRLYRWAVPLAGIGLAVTVACARMEGFLFFDSYRVDLFSQVFKVFLAMGMFFVILVCNELQGIEPRKHGEFYFLLSICTLAMMMLVSAVELLTIYIALELSSYSLYLLVPMRHRADEYVETGIKYFMVGATASALMIFGMSYLFGVTHSTYVVDIVQKLPSVFHQPAALVGLVLALGGFFFKQALFPFHIWAPDVYQGAANQVTTYIATASKMAAAAMVIRFVGMSTGQSELLVQILVVLSVLSMTFGNLVAIVQKDIKRLLAYSSIAHAGYMLIGILCMTQRGYSSAVYYALAYLVMNFACFMVIIRVAPDGHNLQIRELAGLHKRSPMLAMTLMLALFGLAGIPPTLGFTGKFLVFAAALEKGYLLLVIIGMINATISLYYYLIVIKAAYLLEPVREYPPVRVDTWTRVMSAALVIAMVYVGIFPDRFVALAEATVAVLP, from the coding sequence ATGATGAAATGGACCCTGTTTACCCCCGAATTGTATTATGTTGCCATGGCGTCCGTGTTTTTCATCTGTTCTTTGGAGAAGAAAGCGGACCCGAGGCGTCTCTACCGCTGGGCGGTGCCTCTGGCGGGGATCGGGCTGGCGGTGACTGTGGCATGCGCCCGCATGGAGGGGTTCCTGTTTTTCGACTCCTACAGGGTGGATCTCTTTAGCCAGGTCTTCAAAGTGTTCCTGGCGATGGGAATGTTTTTCGTGATTCTGGTGTGCAATGAACTACAGGGAATTGAGCCGAGAAAGCACGGCGAATTTTACTTCCTGCTTTCCATTTGCACCCTGGCCATGATGATGTTGGTGAGCGCCGTGGAGTTGCTCACCATCTACATTGCTTTGGAACTCTCATCCTATTCCCTCTATCTGCTGGTTCCCATGCGCCATCGAGCCGATGAATACGTGGAAACGGGGATCAAATATTTCATGGTGGGAGCGACGGCATCGGCGCTGATGATCTTTGGCATGAGTTATCTTTTCGGTGTGACTCATTCGACTTACGTGGTGGATATTGTGCAAAAACTGCCCAGTGTTTTTCATCAACCGGCGGCCTTGGTGGGCTTGGTGCTGGCTCTGGGTGGGTTTTTCTTCAAACAGGCCTTATTCCCGTTCCATATCTGGGCACCTGACGTGTACCAAGGTGCAGCCAATCAGGTGACCACCTACATCGCTACGGCGTCCAAGATGGCTGCGGCTGCGATGGTCATTCGGTTTGTGGGAATGAGCACGGGACAATCGGAACTGCTGGTACAGATTCTCGTTGTCCTTTCGGTTCTTTCCATGACCTTTGGGAATTTGGTCGCTATCGTTCAAAAGGACATCAAACGGCTATTGGCCTATTCCAGTATCGCCCATGCCGGCTACATGCTCATTGGTATTTTGTGCATGACGCAGCGCGGGTATTCCAGCGCCGTGTATTACGCCTTGGCGTATCTCGTCATGAACTTCGCCTGCTTTATGGTGATCATTCGAGTCGCCCCGGATGGGCATAACCTGCAGATCAGGGAATTGGCAGGACTGCATAAGCGTTCCCCCATGCTGGCCATGACCCTCATGTTGGCGCTCTTTGGGTTGGCCGGCATTCCTCCGACACTCGGTTTTACCGGTAAGTTCTTGGTTTTCGCAGCGGCCCTGGAAAAGGGGTACCTGCTTCTGGTCATTATTGGCATGATCAACGCGACCATATCCCTTTATTACTACCTTATCGTCATTAAGGCTGCCTATCTGTTGGAGCCTGTTCGAGAATACCCGCCGGTGCGCGTAGACACCTGGACACGGGTGATGAGTGCGGCTCTGGTGATCGCCATGGTGTATGTGGGTATCTTTCCCGATCGCTTTGTGGCTCTTGCGGAAGCGACCGTCGCGGTGCTTCCGTAA